The DNA window AAGTTATTAACAAATGTGTTGAAATGGATGCAATAGTAAGGGTTGTTGGATTTGACCGATTGGAATCTCCACTGACCGGGGTGTCTCATGAAACGCTCACGCCTAGTTTAATGGCAGGAGCGGATGTTGTCGTTCTACCGGTCATGGGTTGTGATGACCACGGTGTCATCTTAGCACCGTTTTCTACTGGTGAACTAGTCTTGGTAAATGAGATGTTCGCTGCAATAAGGGAAAGTACTCTGGTGTATACGGGAATGGCCAAGAGCTTCCTGAAAAAGATGTGCGCAGAATATGGTTTCCGGATGATAGAGCTACTTGATCGTGATGATGTAGCGATATACAACTCGATTCCTACTGCTGAAGGCGCCGTCATGATGGCTATACAGAATACTGATATTACTATCCATGGTTCGTCTTGTATTGTACTTGGAATAGGACGGACGGGTTTTACTCTGGCGGAAACACTGCAAGGATTGGGAGCAACTGTACAGGTAGGAGTTCGACGAGAAGACCATGTTGCGAGGGCGGTGCAAATGGGCTGGAAGCCTTTTGCGACAACGGATTTGGCCCTTTATGCCGGCGATATCGACTTGATTTTTAACACAATTCCGACTATGATAGTCACAGCGCAAATCATCTCGAAATTGCCCCGGCAGGCAGTCATAATCGACCTTGCCTCTGCTCCCGGTGGAACGGATTTTCGTTTTGCCGAAAAACGCGGAATCAAGGCTCTTCTTGCTCCTGGTTTACCTGGAATTGTAGCTCCCAAAACGGCTGGAATTATCATTGCGAATGCGATATATCAGTCGATTATGGAAGAGTTTCAACTACGGGGGGATGAAGAGTGAATTGGCAGGGGAAAACAGTAGGTTACGCCATAACTGGCTCGCATTGTACATTTGCAGAAGTAATGCCGCAGATCCAACGGTTTGTCGACATGGGGGCAAAGGTCGTTCCGATTGCTTCTCAAACGGTCATGACGACGGATACTCGTTTCGGAAAATCAGATAATTGGCAGAAACAGTTGAAAGATATAACGGGGAATGATATCATTTCTTCAATTGTAGATGCTGAACCCCTCGGTCCAAGCAAACTATTGGACGTTCTGGTGGTTGCTCCTTGTACAGGGAACACAACTAGTAAACTGGCTAATGCAATGACAGATAGTCCAGTATTGATGGCGGTGAAAGCCCAGCTTCGCAATAGTCGTCCTGTGGTCATTGCGGTATCGACTAATGATGGATTAGGTTTTAATTTGGCGAATATCGCTAAGCTGATCGTTGCCAAATATATTTATTTTGTCCCGTTTGGTCAAGATAGCCCAGAAGGCAAGCCAAATTCGCTTGTTGCCAGGATGGAACTGGTTCCGGAGACCTGTTATGCAGCACTCGAAGGACGTCAGCTCCAACCGCTTATTATTGAGAAATTTAAGTACTGAACTCATTTACTAGGGGATTAATTTTTTAACTAATATAAATTGTGATGTAAGAAAAGGGGAGACGTGCCAGATGAGCAAGACGAAATTTAATGTCGCCGTAGTCGGAGCGACGGGAGCCGTAGGAGAACAGATTATCGGATTACTAGAAAAAAGGGACTTTCCGGTAGAGAAGCTGAAGCTATTGTCTTCGGCACGTTCCGCGGGTACCGTACTTAACTTTAAGGGACAGGAAATTACCGTTGAGGAAGCTGGCCCAGACAGCTTTGAAGGCATTGATATCGCGCTGTTTAGCGCCGGTGGAGATGTTAGTAAGGAGCTTGCCCCGCATGCTGTACGCCATGGTGCTGTATGTATTGATAATACAAATGCATTTCGGATGGATCCAACTGCTCCGCTAGTTGTACCTGAAGTGAACGCTGAACATATCGACAAACATCAAGGTATTATCGCCAATCCGAATTGTTCTACCATCCAAATGGTAGCGGCTTTGAAGCCGCTTTACGATGCATATGGCATTTCACGTATTATTGTGTCGACGTACCAAGCCGTATCTGGTGCTGGTGCAAAAGCAATAAACGAAATGCTGCGTCAGAGCAAAGAGGTGCTAGAAGGCAAAGAAGTTAAACCTGATATTTTACCGGTTGGTTCACTGCCAGTGAAGCACCAGATCGCATTTAATGCGATTCCACAAATTGATAAATTTCAAGATAATGGATATACACTGGAAGAGATGAAGATGGTACGCGAAACTAAGAAAATCTTTGGAGACGATAGTATTTCTGTGACGGCTACTTGCGTTCGTATACCCGTTGTATATGGTCACTCCGAATCGGTGTACGTCGAACTGAAGAATGACTATGACCTCGAAGCGGTGAAACAACTTCTTGCAGAGGCTCCAGGCATTACACTGGTTGATGATCCAGCATCTCAAGCTTATCCACTTGCAACGGATGCAGCCGGCAAAACCGATGTTTTTGTTGGTCGCTTGCGTCGTGACCTTGGTAATGAGCGTGGACTAAATTTGTGGATCGTTTCTGATAACTTACTCAAAGGCGCAGCATGGAACGCCGTACAGATCGCGGAGATCATTGCGGCGAAGGCGTAACGTATGGTGACGTATAATACATCAAGGTAGATTTAACACGGAAGAACGGAATGAAGTTACGCTTTACTCCGCATATGAAATTGGAGGAATACCCATGCGCATTTTGGTGCAAAAGTTCGGCGGCACGTCTTTAGCTACGAAAGAAGCGAGAGGGCATGTCATTTCGCATATTAAACGAGAGCTGAACAATGGTTATCGGTTAGTTGTTGTAGTTTCGGCTATGGGGCGTAAGGGAGATCCTTATGCCACAGATACGCTTCTTGGTCTAATCTCAGAAGGCGGCGGATCGTTGCCGGCGAGAGAACAAGATTTATTACTATGTTGTGGTGAAATTATTTCGGCAACTTCACTCTGCAGCCTGCTGCAGAGTGAGTTTATCTCCTCTGTCGTTCTGACAGGGGCTCAAGCTGGTTTTAGAACAGATCAGCAATTTGGAAATGCTCGAATTTTGGATATCGTTCCTTCAAAAGTGCTTCAAGAGTTGGAACATAAGGACGTTGTTATTGTGACTGGATTTCAGGGTCAAAGTCCTGAGGGTGATTTTACAACGCTAGGTCGGGGTGGTAGTGATACTTCAGCTACGGCACTTGGCGCCGCACTCCATGCTGAGATGGTAGATATATATACCGATGTAAATGGCATATTGACTGCTGATCCTCGAATCGTTGAAGATGCTAAGCCACTGGAATACGTTAGTTATGCTGAAATTTGCAATATGGCACACCAAGGGGCTAAAGTTATCCATCCTCGTGCAGTAGAAATCGCGATGCAATCAGGGATTCCCGTCCGAGTTCGTTCTACATTTTCCGAAAATGAAGGAACGCTTGTAGCGAACCCTGAAGGCTTTAAGGATGTTCAGACTGGAGTCGTGGACCGCTATGTGACAGGAATCGCATACGTCGCTAACGTGACACAAATCACAGTTGAATCCCGAGGTAAAGCTGAAGACAATCTTCAATTAAAAGTATTTAAAGCAATGGCTGAAAATGACATCAGTGTGGATTTTATTAATGTAACCCCATCAGGTGTTGTTTATACTGTATTTGATTTCGATGCGGTTAAAGCAGAGACAATTCTTCATAACCTTGGATTACAACCTCAAATTCTGTCTGGATGTGCCAAGGTATCCGTCAT is part of the Paenibacillus segetis genome and encodes:
- the dpsA gene encoding dipicolinate synthase subunit DpsA, producing the protein MLTGLTILFVGGDARQVEVINKCVEMDAIVRVVGFDRLESPLTGVSHETLTPSLMAGADVVVLPVMGCDDHGVILAPFSTGELVLVNEMFAAIRESTLVYTGMAKSFLKKMCAEYGFRMIELLDRDDVAIYNSIPTAEGAVMMAIQNTDITIHGSSCIVLGIGRTGFTLAETLQGLGATVQVGVRREDHVARAVQMGWKPFATTDLALYAGDIDLIFNTIPTMIVTAQIISKLPRQAVIIDLASAPGGTDFRFAEKRGIKALLAPGLPGIVAPKTAGIIIANAIYQSIMEEFQLRGDEE
- a CDS encoding dipicolinate synthase subunit B; protein product: MNWQGKTVGYAITGSHCTFAEVMPQIQRFVDMGAKVVPIASQTVMTTDTRFGKSDNWQKQLKDITGNDIISSIVDAEPLGPSKLLDVLVVAPCTGNTTSKLANAMTDSPVLMAVKAQLRNSRPVVIAVSTNDGLGFNLANIAKLIVAKYIYFVPFGQDSPEGKPNSLVARMELVPETCYAALEGRQLQPLIIEKFKY
- a CDS encoding aspartate-semialdehyde dehydrogenase, producing the protein MSKTKFNVAVVGATGAVGEQIIGLLEKRDFPVEKLKLLSSARSAGTVLNFKGQEITVEEAGPDSFEGIDIALFSAGGDVSKELAPHAVRHGAVCIDNTNAFRMDPTAPLVVPEVNAEHIDKHQGIIANPNCSTIQMVAALKPLYDAYGISRIIVSTYQAVSGAGAKAINEMLRQSKEVLEGKEVKPDILPVGSLPVKHQIAFNAIPQIDKFQDNGYTLEEMKMVRETKKIFGDDSISVTATCVRIPVVYGHSESVYVELKNDYDLEAVKQLLAEAPGITLVDDPASQAYPLATDAAGKTDVFVGRLRRDLGNERGLNLWIVSDNLLKGAAWNAVQIAEIIAAKA
- the dapG gene encoding aspartate kinase, yielding MRILVQKFGGTSLATKEARGHVISHIKRELNNGYRLVVVVSAMGRKGDPYATDTLLGLISEGGGSLPAREQDLLLCCGEIISATSLCSLLQSEFISSVVLTGAQAGFRTDQQFGNARILDIVPSKVLQELEHKDVVIVTGFQGQSPEGDFTTLGRGGSDTSATALGAALHAEMVDIYTDVNGILTADPRIVEDAKPLEYVSYAEICNMAHQGAKVIHPRAVEIAMQSGIPVRVRSTFSENEGTLVANPEGFKDVQTGVVDRYVTGIAYVANVTQITVESRGKAEDNLQLKVFKAMAENDISVDFINVTPSGVVYTVFDFDAVKAETILHNLGLQPQILSGCAKVSVIGGGINGVPGIMAKIVEALSEQGIQILQSADSNTTIWVLVNKEDMVQALRALHAKFELGRC